The sequence AAGGCTCCGCCTGGTACGTGTCCACGCGGCTCGGGGCGCAGGGGCTGGACGCGCTGATCGGCTGGGCCGCGGAGGACGCGCGGATCGCGCCGCGGGGCGATCTGCCGCGTGACGTCGAAGTGGTGCGGCGGGTGGGGGAGTCGGGGGCGTTCCTCTTCGCGATCAACCACTCCGGTGTGGAGGTCAAGGTGCCGCTCGATGCGCACGGGACGGAGCTGCTCACGGGGGAGCGGGCGGCGGGGCGGCTCGCGGTGCCCGCGGGAGCCGTTCGGGTCGTGCGGCTCGACGACTGATCCGGCCCGCAGTTTTCGCCCCCGCCGCCCCTACCCGTCCCGTCACTGCATGGGGCTGCGCCCCTCGCCCCCTGATCGCGCTGCGCGCTCGTCCTCAAACGCCGGACGGGCTGAAACGTATTCAGCCCGTCCGGCGTTTGAGGACCGGGGGTTCGGGGGCGGCGCCCCCGAGTACGGGACGGGTAGGGGCGGCGGGGGCGAGCAAACCCCCCGGCACAAACCGGGGTACACATCCACATCACGTCGAAGGGACAACGACGACGATGTTCCATCCCAGACGCACACTCAAGGCCCTCCTCCTACCGCTGGCAGCAGGCCTGGCACTGACCGTGCTGCCCGCGCAGAGCGCAACCGCGGCGACCACCCTCACCAACGCCGGCTTCGAATCGGACGGCACCGGCACGGCGACCCCGGCCGGCTGGTCGACCTACTCGGCGGCCGGCCAGACCGCGGCCTCCTTCACCGAGTCCGGCGGCCACGGCGGAAGCTACCGGCTCACGCACTACTCGGCCTCCGCGTACAAGGTGGAGACGTACCAGTACCTCTCCGGTCTCACCAACGGCACCTACAAGCTCACCGCCTGGGTGCGTTCGGGCGGCGGCCAGAACTCCGCGTACCTCGCGCTCAAGAACTGCGGGAGCGTGGAGCAGCGCACCGACATCCCGGTGTCGTCCAGCGGATGGCTCCGGATCGTCACCTCCATAGCGGTGACGAACAACCAGTGCACGATCAGCGTCAACTCCGACGCGAAGGCCGGCAACTGGATCAACGTCGACGACCTGACCTTCACCTCCGGATCGACGGCCCTGTCCATCAAGGGTTCCGACGTCTCGTCACTCGCCAAGAGCGAGGCCAAGGGCGGCGTCTACAAGAACAGTTCCGGCACCACCGGTGACGCCCTCGCCATCCTCAGGTCCGCCGGGCAGAACTACGCCCGCCTCAAGGTGTGGGTGAACCCGGCCGACGGCTACAACAACAAGGCGCGCGTCCTCGCGACCGCCAAGCGCGTCAAGGCGCAGGGCATGAAGCTCCTCGTCGACTTCCACTACTCGGACACCTGGGCCGACCCGGGCGCCCAGTCCAAGCCCGCCGCCTGGGCCGGACACTCCTACAGCCGGCTGAGGACGGACGTCTACAACCACACGTACGACGTCCTGAACGCCCTGAAAGCCCAGGGCACCACGGCCGACATGGTGCAGGTCGGCAACGAGATCAACGGCGGCATGCTCTGGAACGAGGGCTCCACCTCGAACTGGGCGCAGCTCGCCGGGCTCCTCAACTCGGGCTACGACGCGGTCAAGGCGGTCAGCTCGGGTACGACCGTGGCGATCCACCTCGCCAAGGGCGGTGACCTCGCGGGCACCCGCTGGTGGTTCGACAGCGCCGTCTCCAACGGTGTGAAGTTCGACGTCATCGGCCTGTCCTACTACGGCTACTGGCACGGCACACTCGCCGACTTCCAGACCACCCTGGACGACGCCGCGTCCCGCTACGGCAAGCCGGTCTATCTCGCCGAGACGGCCTACCCCTTCCGGCTGGACAGCGAGGACCCGACCGAGAACATCATCGACCTCGCCAGTGAACTCGTCCCCGGCTACGCCGCTTCGACGGCCGGCCAGACACAGTGGATGAAGGACGTGGCCAGCATCGTGGAGGCCGTCCCGAACGGCCGCGGCCTCGGCATCTTCTACTGGGAGTCCACCTGGACCGCGGTGACCGGCAACGGCTGGGACCCGACGGACCCCTCGTCCGGCAACGGCTGGGAGAACCAGGCCCTGTTCGGCTACGACGACAGGGCGCTGCCGGCGATGGCGTGGTTCAGCCACCGGTGACGGACCCTACGTGAACAACGGGGGTGGGTCGGAAACGGGCAGCCGTTTCCGACCCACCCCCCTGCGGCTCCCGTCACTCCCGCCAGAACGGCTCCCGCAGCTTGAACTTCTGCAGCTTCCCGGTCGCCGTACGCGGCAGCGACTCCACGAAGTCGACCCGCTTCGGTGTCTTGAAACCGGCGAGCCGCGTACGGCAGTGGGCGATCAACTCCTCGGCGGTGACACCGGATCCGTCCGTCACCACGAGCGCGGTCACCGACTCGCCCCACCTGGCGTCCGGTATGCCGATCACCGCCACCTCGCGCACCGCCGGATGCGAGGTGATGACGTCCTCCACCTCGATCGACGACACGTTCTCGCCGCCGGAGATGATGACGTCCTTCTTGCGGTCGGAGATCACCAAGTAGCCTTCGTCGTCGAGGTATCCGCCGTCCCCGGTGTGGAACCAGCCGCCCTCCTGGGCCTTCGCCGTCTCCTCTGGCTGTTCCCAGTAGCCGTCGAGGTTGTGGTTGGACGCGGTCAGCACCTCACCGTCCACGTCGACGTCCACGCGTACGCCGAGAGCGGGCACCCCGGCCCGCCCGAGCCTGCGGGCCCGTTCGGCGGGCTCCAGGCCGTCCCACTCCGCGCGGCCCCGGTTCACCGTGACGAGCGGCGAGGTCTCGGTGAGCCCGTAGATCTGGATGAACTCCCAGCCCAGTTCGACCGTCACCCGCTCGATCGTGCGGGTCGGCGGCGGAGCGCCCGCGCAGACGATACGGACCCGGTCGCGGCCGGGGATCTCGCCCTCCCAGTCGGCGGCGGCGTCGAGCACGGCGTTCAGCACGGCGGGCGCCGCGCACATCAGGGTGACGCCGTGCCGTTCGACGCGGCGCAGGATCTCGGCCCCGTCGATCTGCCGGAGCACGATGTGCCGGCCGCCGACGCCCGTGACTCCGTACGGCATGCCCCAGCCGTTGGCGTGGAACATCGGGAGCGTGTGGAGGTAGACGTCACGGTCGCTGATCGTGGTGTGCAGTCCGAACACGGTCGCGTTCAGCCAGAGGTTGCGGTGGGTGAGCTGAACTCCCTTGGGGCGCGCGGTCGTTCCGGACGTGTAGTTGACGCTGGCCGTCGCGCCCTCGTCCGGCTCCGCCCAGTCGCGCGGTTCGACGCCGCGCAGGAAGAGATCGTCGTCGTCGCCGAGCACGAACTTGTGCTTCACGTCGAGGGTGTCGAGCACGTCCGCGCGGGAGGCGTCCGCGTACACCACCGAGGCGCCGGAGTGCCGGACGATGTAGTCGATCTCCGACCGGGTGAGCCGGAAGTTCACCGGTACGAGGACGCGCCCCCAGCCGGAGACGCCGAAGAACGAGGTCAGCAGCCGTGCCGAGTTCTGTGAGATCACCGCGACCCGGCCGCCCACCGGGATGTCCAGCCGGCCGAGCCTGGCAGCCTGCGCGCGAGCGAGTGCCGCCAGCTCCCGGTAGGTGAGCTCGCCGAGGCTCGGCCCCGGCTGTTCCGGTTCGTCGACGACCGCGACGCGGTCCGGGTAGACGTGGGCCGCGCGGTCGAGGAAGTCACGGACGGTCAGCGGGTAGTACACGACAGCACCTCCGGTTCGGTGGTTCCTTCCTACCTCGCCGGACTGCCTCCGTACCCCGTGAACCCGGTGCGGATCGACGCGGACCGGTGCGGATCCTCGCGACTCGGGCTGCGGACCCCGAGGGTCGGCTGCGGATCCCCGCGGACCCGTTGCGGAGCGACGCGCCCGAAGAGTACTGTCCGACACACCTAATCAACATATTGAGTATCAGCGAGAGAGTGAGAGGTGGATGATGACGCACCCCTTCCGTAAGGCGGTCGAGGACGGCGACCACGCGGCGGTCGTCGACCTGCTCTCCGAGGACGTCGTGTTCACCAGCCCGGTGGTCTTCAAGCCGTACGCCGGAAAGGCGATCACCTCCGCGATCCTGGGCGCGGTCATCCAGGTCTTCGAGGACTTCCGCTACGTCCGGGAGGTCGCGGACCCCGGCGGCCGTGACCTCGTCCTCGTCTTCGAGGCGCGGGTGGGGGACCGTGCCCTCCAGGGCTGCGACATCCTGCACTTCGACGAGGACGGCCGCATCGACGACCTCACCGTCATGGTCCGCCCCCTGTCGGCGGCCCAGGCGCTCCAGGCGGCGATGGCGGCCCGCTTCGACGCCATCGCCGAGGAGGCGTCGGGCGCGGCCTGACCGGCACCTGTCCGTCACCGGGAGTTAGCCTGATCTCCGGCCCCGGATCAGGAGACACCGCGCATGACCAGCCCCCACCCGGAGACGGTGGACGAACCCACGGAACCCGGCGCGCCCGCGCGGCGCGTGCCGGTGTGGCGCGGCCAGGGGCCCGCCGTGGCGGTGGTCGCGCTCGGCGGCGCGGCCGGTGCGTCGGCGCGCTACGGGGCGGCGCTGCTCTGGCCCGCGCAGGCGGGCGGTTTCCCGTGGACCACGTTCTGGGTCAATGTCGTCGGCTGCTTCGTGATCGGTGTCTTCATGGTCCTGATCAGCGAGGTGTGGACGCCCCACCCGTTGGTGCGCCCCTTCTTCGGCACCGGGGTGCTGGGCGGCTTCACCACCTTCTCGACGTACGCCGTCGACATCCAGAGGCTGATGGACGAGGGGCGTCCCCGCACCGCCCTCGCCTATCTCGCCGCCACCCTCGTTGCGGCGCTCGCCGCCGTGTGGCTGGCCGTGACGCTGACACGTCGCATGCCGGTCCGGCGGGGCGCGGGGGAGCGGCCGTCGTGAACTGGGTACTGGTGATCGTCGGCGGCATGGTCGGCGCACCCCTGCGCTATCTCACCGACCGCACGGTCCGGTCCCGGTACGGCTCCGCCTTCCCCTGGGGCACCTTCACCGTGAACGTCGTCGGCTGCCTGATCCTCGGCACCCTCACCGGCGCCGCCGTGGCGGGAGCGGCCTCCTCCCACCTCCAACTGCTGCTCGGCACGGGCCTGTGCGGGGCGCTGACCACGTACTCGACGTTCTCGTACGAAACGCTGCGCCTGGCCGAGGACGGCTCCCGTTTCCATGCCGCCGTCAACGCGATCGCGAGCGTGGCCGCGGGGCTGGGGGCGGCTTTCGTAGGGGTCGCGGTGGCCCAGGTCATCTGGACGTAGCCGCGAAGGCCGTATCCGGGCTGCCGTCCGAACGTGGTCGCCGGGCCCATCTCCGGGCACGGGGGACCGGTCGCCGGTGTGACGCCGGACTGCGGGCCTTGACAGTCGCCTTCCGCGCCCCGCAGGATCACCCACGTGAACCTGTCAGACAGCCAGACAGCTGGCTCCGTGCCGAGGCGTATCAGTGCGATGGAAGCCGTGCTCGGGCATCTTCGTGGTGCCATCGAGCGCGGTGAGTACGCCGTGGGGGACAAGCTGCCCTCCGAAGCGGAGCTGTGCCGACGGCTGGAGGTCAGCAGGCCTGTACTGCGGGAGGCCCTGCGCGCCCTGCAGACCATGGGACTGACCGTGTCCCGGACCGGCAAGGGCACGTTCGTCGTGTCGGCCGGGATCGTCGAGGACCCCACCTTCGGCGACTACACGGCCAGTGACCTGATGGAGGTCCGCCGGCATGTCGAGATCCCGGTGGCCGGATACGCCGCCGTGCGCCGGACACCCGAGGACCTCGACCACCTGGCCCATCTCCTCGAACGGATGGAGCGCGAGCGGGACACCACCGCGTGGGTCGCCATGGACACGCTCTTCCACCTCGCCGTGGCGCAGGCCGCCCAGAACCCGGTCTTCCGCCGGGTGATCGAGGAGATCCGGGACGCGCTGGCCCGGCAGTCCGCGTTCCTCACCGAGCTGGGCGGCCGTCGTGAGCAGTCCAACCGTGAACACCGCGCCATCGTCGAGGCCCTCGTCGACGGCAGCGCGTCCGACGCGACCGACGCCATGGCACACCACCTCGACCGCGTCGAGACGACCCTCACCGCGATCGTGCGCCCCGAGCGCACCGACCCCGCGGGCACCCCCACAGAAGGCGGAACCAAGGCGTGAGCGAGCAGTCCCTCGAAGAACAGACGCAGCCGGCGGAGGGGAAGAGGAGGAAGAGCGGCCATGTCGACGCCGGTGACGCGGGATACAGCAAGTCCCTGAAGTCCCGGCACGTCAACATGATCGCCATCGGCGGGGCCATCGGCACCGGGCTCTTCCTCGGCGCCGGCGGCCGGCTCGCCGAGGCGGGCCCGTCCCTCTTCCTCGCCTACGCCGTCTGCGGAGTCTTCGCCTTCCTCGTCGTCCGCGCCCTCGGCGAGCTCGTCCTGTACCGGCCGTCATCCGGCGCCTTCGTGTCGTACGCCCGGGAGTTCCTCGGCGAGAAGGGCGCCTACACCGCGGGCTGGATGTACTTCCTGAACTGGGCGACCACCGGCGTCGCCGACATCACCGCGGTCGCCACCTACACCCACTACTGGGGCATGTTCTCCGACATCCCCCAGTGGGTGATCGCCCTGATCGCCCTCGCGGTCGTGCTCACCGTGAACCTCATCTCGGTGAAGATCTTCGGCGAGCTGGAGTTCTGGTTCGCCATCGTCAAGGTCGGCGCGCTCGTCGCCTTCATGCTGATCGGCATCTTCGTGCTGGTCACCCAGCAGCCCGTCGACGGAGCCACCCCCGGCCCCTCCCTCATCACCGACAACGGCGGCCTCTTCCCCAACGGCCTGCTGCCGATGCTGCTGATCGTCCAGGGTGTCGTCTTCGCGTACGCCTCCGTCGAACTGGTCGGCGTCGCGGCGGGCGAGACGGAGAACCCCGAGAAGATCCTGCCGAAGGCCATCAACTCGATCATGTGGCGCGTCGGTCTCTTCTACGTCGGCTCGGTGCTGCTGCTGTCCATGCTGCTGCCCTGGAACAAGTACACCGCCGGGGAGAGCCCGTTCGTGACCGTGCTCTCCAACATCGGCATCCCGGCGGCGGGCGGCGTGATGAACCTGGTCGTGATGACCGCCGCCATGTCCAGCCTCAACTCCGGGCTCTACTCGACCGGCCGCATCCTGCGCTCCATGTCGATGTCCGGCTCGGCGCCCAGGTTCACCTCCGTGATGAGCCGCAGCCAGGTCCCGTACGGCGGAATCCTGCTGACCAGCGGTATCTGCGTACTCGGTGTCGGGCTCAACTTCGTCGTTCCCGCCGACGCCTTCGAGATCGTCCTCAACTTCGCCGCGCTCGGCATCCTCGCCACCTGGGGCATGATCATGATCTGTCATCTGCAGTTCTGGCGGAAGTCCGAGGAGGGCGAGGTGGACCGCCCGGGCTACCGGCTGCCGGGCTCGCCCTGGACCGAGCTGGTGACCCTCTTCTTCCTCGCCTCCGTCCTGGTCCTCATGTACGCCGACGGGGGAGCGGGCCGTACGACGGTCCTGTGCCTCCCGCTGATCGTGGCGGCGCTGGTGGCCGGTTGGTACGGCGTACGCCGCCGGGTCACCGCCCTGCGCGACGGCCAGGTGGACGCATGAGCCTCAACGCCCTTCCCGGGTCCGGGAGTTCGCTCGCCGCGGCCCCCTCCGTACGGGAGCCGCTGCACGCGCCCGTCGCCCATCTCGTACGCGGCGGTGTCATCGAGGGCATCCACTACGGCTCGGTGGTCGTGCTGGCCGCCGACGGAAGCGTGGAACTGCAGATCGGTGACATCGAGGCGGCCTTCTACCCGCGCTCGGCACTCAAGCCCGTGCAGGCCGTGGCGATGGTGCGGGCCGGGCTGCCCCTCGAAGGCGACCTGCTCTCCCTGGCCGCCGCCAGCCACTCCGGCGAGGAACGCCACCTCTCCGGCACCCGGCGGATCCTCGAACTCGCCGGACTCACCGAGGACGACCTGCGCAACGTCCCCGACCTGCCCTTCGACCCGGTCGTCCGGGAGGACTGGATCCGCGCCGGGCGACTCCCGTCGAGGCTCGCCCAGAACTGCTCGGGCAAGCACGCCGCGATGCTGTACACGGCACGCCTGAACGGCTGGTCGCTCGACGACTACCTCGACCCCGCGCATCCGCTCCAGCAGGCGATCGCGGAGATCGTCGAGGACCTGACCGGGCAGGCCGTCGCGCAGGTCACGGTCGACGGCTGCGGGGCCCCGCTGTTCGCCGTCTCGCTGCACGGCCTCGCACGCGCCGCGGCCCGGATCACGACGGCCCCGCCGGGCACTCCCGAGGCGCGGGTCGCCGACGCGATGCGCGAGCACGCCGAGATGGCGTCCGGCTCCGGCCGGGACGTCGCCGCGCTGATGCGTGCCGTACCCGGGCTGCTCTCCAAGGACGGCTTCGAGGGCGTACAGGTCGCGGCCCTGCCGGACGGCCGGGCCGTCGCCGTGAAGATCTCCGACGGCGCGGACCGCGCACGCGTACCGGTCACCGCGGCGGCCCTCGCCCGCGCCGGCGTCGACCCGGCCGCGCTCGCCGAGTTCGCCGGGGCGCCGCTCCTCGGGGGCGGCGCGGTGGTGGGCCACATCCGGCCGACCCGCGCGCTCGACCCGCTCACCGAGCCCCCGGCGGCGGCGTAGGCCGCCCGGTCCGCGCGTCAGCCCCTCTCCACCTCCAGACCCCGGAAAGAAGACCCGCACCGACATGACCGTCCGCAGTGAGCACGACCTGCTCGGCGACCGTGACGTCCCCGCCGAGGCGTACTGGGGGGTCCACTCCCTGCGCGCCAAGGAGAACTTCCCCATCACGGGTACGCCGATCTCCGCGTACCCGCACCTGATCGACGCGCTCGCCGCGGTCAAGGAGGCCGCCGCCCTCGCCAACGAGGAACTCGGCCTGCTGGAACCCCGGACCGCGGCCGCGATCGTCGAGGCCTGCCGGGAGATCCGGCAGGGGAAGCTGCACGACCAGTTCGTCGTCGACGTCATCCAGGGCGGGGCCGGCACCTCGACGAACATGAACGCCAACGAGGTCGTCGCCAACCGCGCGCTCGAGCTGCTCGGGCACACCAAGGGCGAGTACGCGTTCCTGCACCCGAACGAGCACGTCAACCTCGGGCAGTCGACCAACGACGTGTACCCGACGGCCGTCAAGGTCGCCACGGTGTTCGCGGTGCGGGGGCTCCTCGACGCGATGTCCGTCCTCCAGGACGCCTTCGCGGCCAAGGCGGTCGAGTTCCGCGATGTGCTGAAGATGGGGCGTACGCAGCTGCAGGACGCCGTGCCGATGACGCTCGGGCAGGAGTTCTCGGCGTACGCGGTGATGCTGGACGAGGACCGCAGCCGGCTCGCGGAGGCCGTCGAACTGGTCCACGAGATCAATCTGGGCGCGACGGCGA is a genomic window of Streptomyces sp. NBC_00414 containing:
- a CDS encoding nuclear transport factor 2 family protein; translation: MMTHPFRKAVEDGDHAAVVDLLSEDVVFTSPVVFKPYAGKAITSAILGAVIQVFEDFRYVREVADPGGRDLVLVFEARVGDRALQGCDILHFDEDGRIDDLTVMVRPLSAAQALQAAMAARFDAIAEEASGAA
- the crcB gene encoding fluoride efflux transporter CrcB — translated: MNWVLVIVGGMVGAPLRYLTDRTVRSRYGSAFPWGTFTVNVVGCLILGTLTGAAVAGAASSHLQLLLGTGLCGALTTYSTFSYETLRLAEDGSRFHAAVNAIASVAAGLGAAFVGVAVAQVIWT
- a CDS encoding FadR/GntR family transcriptional regulator codes for the protein MEAVLGHLRGAIERGEYAVGDKLPSEAELCRRLEVSRPVLREALRALQTMGLTVSRTGKGTFVVSAGIVEDPTFGDYTASDLMEVRRHVEIPVAGYAAVRRTPEDLDHLAHLLERMERERDTTAWVAMDTLFHLAVAQAAQNPVFRRVIEEIRDALARQSAFLTELGGRREQSNREHRAIVEALVDGSASDATDAMAHHLDRVETTLTAIVRPERTDPAGTPTEGGTKA
- the crcB gene encoding fluoride efflux transporter CrcB translates to MTSPHPETVDEPTEPGAPARRVPVWRGQGPAVAVVALGGAAGASARYGAALLWPAQAGGFPWTTFWVNVVGCFVIGVFMVLISEVWTPHPLVRPFFGTGVLGGFTTFSTYAVDIQRLMDEGRPRTALAYLAATLVAALAAVWLAVTLTRRMPVRRGAGERPS
- a CDS encoding glycoside hydrolase family 53 protein, whose translation is MFHPRRTLKALLLPLAAGLALTVLPAQSATAATTLTNAGFESDGTGTATPAGWSTYSAAGQTAASFTESGGHGGSYRLTHYSASAYKVETYQYLSGLTNGTYKLTAWVRSGGGQNSAYLALKNCGSVEQRTDIPVSSSGWLRIVTSIAVTNNQCTISVNSDAKAGNWINVDDLTFTSGSTALSIKGSDVSSLAKSEAKGGVYKNSSGTTGDALAILRSAGQNYARLKVWVNPADGYNNKARVLATAKRVKAQGMKLLVDFHYSDTWADPGAQSKPAAWAGHSYSRLRTDVYNHTYDVLNALKAQGTTADMVQVGNEINGGMLWNEGSTSNWAQLAGLLNSGYDAVKAVSSGTTVAIHLAKGGDLAGTRWWFDSAVSNGVKFDVIGLSYYGYWHGTLADFQTTLDDAASRYGKPVYLAETAYPFRLDSEDPTENIIDLASELVPGYAASTAGQTQWMKDVASIVEAVPNGRGLGIFYWESTWTAVTGNGWDPTDPSSGNGWENQALFGYDDRALPAMAWFSHR
- a CDS encoding AMP-binding protein, which encodes MYYPLTVRDFLDRAAHVYPDRVAVVDEPEQPGPSLGELTYRELAALARAQAARLGRLDIPVGGRVAVISQNSARLLTSFFGVSGWGRVLVPVNFRLTRSEIDYIVRHSGASVVYADASRADVLDTLDVKHKFVLGDDDDLFLRGVEPRDWAEPDEGATASVNYTSGTTARPKGVQLTHRNLWLNATVFGLHTTISDRDVYLHTLPMFHANGWGMPYGVTGVGGRHIVLRQIDGAEILRRVERHGVTLMCAAPAVLNAVLDAAADWEGEIPGRDRVRIVCAGAPPPTRTIERVTVELGWEFIQIYGLTETSPLVTVNRGRAEWDGLEPAERARRLGRAGVPALGVRVDVDVDGEVLTASNHNLDGYWEQPEETAKAQEGGWFHTGDGGYLDDEGYLVISDRKKDVIISGGENVSSIEVEDVITSHPAVREVAVIGIPDARWGESVTALVVTDGSGVTAEELIAHCRTRLAGFKTPKRVDFVESLPRTATGKLQKFKLREPFWRE
- a CDS encoding asparaginase, which codes for MSLNALPGSGSSLAAAPSVREPLHAPVAHLVRGGVIEGIHYGSVVVLAADGSVELQIGDIEAAFYPRSALKPVQAVAMVRAGLPLEGDLLSLAAASHSGEERHLSGTRRILELAGLTEDDLRNVPDLPFDPVVREDWIRAGRLPSRLAQNCSGKHAAMLYTARLNGWSLDDYLDPAHPLQQAIAEIVEDLTGQAVAQVTVDGCGAPLFAVSLHGLARAAARITTAPPGTPEARVADAMREHAEMASGSGRDVAALMRAVPGLLSKDGFEGVQVAALPDGRAVAVKISDGADRARVPVTAAALARAGVDPAALAEFAGAPLLGGGAVVGHIRPTRALDPLTEPPAAA
- a CDS encoding amino acid permease, giving the protein MSEQSLEEQTQPAEGKRRKSGHVDAGDAGYSKSLKSRHVNMIAIGGAIGTGLFLGAGGRLAEAGPSLFLAYAVCGVFAFLVVRALGELVLYRPSSGAFVSYAREFLGEKGAYTAGWMYFLNWATTGVADITAVATYTHYWGMFSDIPQWVIALIALAVVLTVNLISVKIFGELEFWFAIVKVGALVAFMLIGIFVLVTQQPVDGATPGPSLITDNGGLFPNGLLPMLLIVQGVVFAYASVELVGVAAGETENPEKILPKAINSIMWRVGLFYVGSVLLLSMLLPWNKYTAGESPFVTVLSNIGIPAAGGVMNLVVMTAAMSSLNSGLYSTGRILRSMSMSGSAPRFTSVMSRSQVPYGGILLTSGICVLGVGLNFVVPADAFEIVLNFAALGILATWGMIMICHLQFWRKSEEGEVDRPGYRLPGSPWTELVTLFFLASVLVLMYADGGAGRTTVLCLPLIVAALVAGWYGVRRRVTALRDGQVDA